Part of the Mangifera indica cultivar Alphonso chromosome 4, CATAS_Mindica_2.1, whole genome shotgun sequence genome, CAAGATACATCTCAGCCTCCTAAGTCTCATAAGAGTATTCGAATATTACGAGTTTAGCTGGTCAAGACGGGTCCTGTCATATCACATTTTCCCATTTCACATCTTTGGCTAGTCGTCTAGATTCGATGAATTTAGGTAAAGAGTTTCGTATGGACACATCGTCTTCTAAATGAAACTCTTTGTTTGGATGACACCAAATGACGAAGAGGTGAAGTCATGACGAAACAGTTTGTCGTCCGTCCAAATTGATTTTCCTTAGGGGTTTCATCTTTTTGTGCCAAAGAGGTGAAGTCATGGAGCCTGAGAGTTTTGTCATccaaaatcaacacaaaaaaCTTTCATTGTCTAGTGTCATCCAGACGAAGAGTTTCATTTGGATGACGACGCATCCAGACGAAACTCTTTATCTAGATTCATCAAATCCAAACAACTAGCCAGAGAAatggaaagagaaaaatgtgataagtCAATGATGATTGTTTAAGATGGAAAAAAGAGGTTGCTAGAGATAGAGATGGTGGCAGGAGAGGGATATAAGTTGCCGAACTTTGCTGTGgacttaaatttgaactaaactggCTTGAGTCCAATCCTTATGAGAAATATTAGAGGCATTAAATAGGATGTTTAAAACATCACATAAAGCAAAAATCCAAGAACAGGGAAAGCACCACACTCCCTAAGTTTGATAATTAATGAGACATTAACTAGATTGACGCATTTGCCTGAGCTGTTTCGCCACATCAATCATGTTTAGCTTATCTTCTTCTGAATGCGAGAGACATTTGAAGGCCAATTCAAGAAATTGCACCTTTCAAATGCGTTTCACCTTCTGGTATAAATTGGGAGAAGGAAAAGTTTAACGGTTTTGGAACGTAGTCTTCATCGAATCGAATTGATATCCCTAAACACAATACGCCTGGAGAATCCACTATGAAGACATGTAATTGCATTAGCTATCTCCATTGCAATCTTAATCATACGTCTAAATAACAGAAGCTCCAGAACAATGAGCTCTTAAATATATAACCATGAGTAGAGTTTAGATGGCGATAAATCATTGAACTTCATAAAAGAAACTTGAAGGTTCTGTAAAAATGAAACATACCTAGTGTATCTGTTGCGTAGTGTTGACCCGAATTTTGTAAGGGGTTATTTGAATTAACGAAGTGTGGATTTAaggattgaattttcaaaatctttttcaagATATACTTGagtacatgataacacatcagtTTTTTGTATCCATTTGTGTATTATTGCCTCAGAAAATCACACTCTCTGTCATGGAAAGGGTTTGAAAGCAGAAGAGTTCTTTAACAAGTTTCTTAGCCTATCAATTGAAGAAAAGGTGCACGCTATATACATCctatatattatctttatgTACAACTAATGCTTCTTCCTTCTTTCCAGTAGGAGTATCcagaaaaaaacaagaaaacgtTCCCTCAGTTCGAAGGTTTTTCTTGGTTTTATTGGTTGTGCTGGATCCTGCTACTTGAAGGAAGGGAGAAGAATTAGTTGTAcataaagataatatatagCGTGAACGTTTTCTTCATCCGATAGGCTAAACAACTTGCTAAAGAACTCCTGCTTTCAAACTCTTTCCATGATAGATTGTGTGATTTTGTGAAGCAATAATATACAAACGGGTACAAAAGcctgatgtgttatcatgtactCAAGTATATTTGAAATGGCTTCCTTGATCTTCTTGTTCTGATCTTCTGTAAGACATGTGGGAAACAGAACCTCAAATGTGACATAAAGGTCTCCTTTCTTGTTGATAAAATGCAATGGCATTCCTTCGCCTTTGAACTTTCTCACTTCCTTGGGCTTAGTGATTCCCTGaagaaaaatttaaagtatGCCATCAGATAAATTTTTAGCGTCGATCCGTTCCCAGCTCACTTAATCAGTAACCACAGTCAAATCAAATGGTTTAAAGGCTATGCTCATGCTAACCTTTGACCTAATGTCAACCAAATGTTCATCAAGGTGCTTGAAGGTCTTGTCAAAACCGACAGGAGCTTGAACCTGAAAGGAGGCAACCAGGTAGAACTCCAATGAGACTGGATGGTTTTCTTCAAAAAGGGATAAGTATCCCCTACTCttgtcaaattatatattattaataatattactagAAATGAGATTTACCAGAGTAACAGTTGTATGCAAGTTAGTTCCTTCCCTTCTGAAGGTATCATGGATTGCTGTGGGAATGCGGAACTGCAAAGAGTGTGAGAGTTATCTTCTGTTGCAaagtgaatataaaaaatacaaattacaaGCAAGGGTTGAAAACTAACCATAAGCTCTCCAGATTCCCCATCTATTATTGGTTCACCATCTTCATAGAAAACCCCCTCTTGAAaccaaatgaattaaaaaagaaaaaaagctagttaaaaatacaaaaacaataaatgggCACGAATAATGGCACCACATGTTTTCCACAAACTTTGTCACACTTCTGAAGTATTGGACATTTGAAATTACATCTAAGAAGATGTACTAAACTGCCTTGTGATGGTACATGATAAATATACTCTCGGACAAATAGAAGTGTGCTGAAATTTTGTACAACAAAAAAACTACTGGTACTAGtccataaatatatttacacCAGAGTGCATGCTCATAAAGTGAATAAACTGCTCGTGCGGAAGGTGTCATTATGGTCTAACAAGGCGAACTTCAGCTTCACAAAAGGAATCTGTCTTGacttttgataaattaaattatgaaagaaaaagtcACGTAGCTGTGAACGAGATGAATGAATTTGGATTCAATTTACCGAAGAGTGACTAAAAGCAGAAACAAATCAGTAATCAAGGTCCACAGCTTTCATCATTCCGAGTTTCCCTCAAGAGTCTTAGCTGATCGGAGAGtctaatttcttttctattcattatataataatccACTGAAGGAGGGAGAACAGGGGAGTGGGGGTGGGCGTAGGCTGCACTGTAAGGTCATCGCTTTCAATCACATCTTCCAAAGTTTCACAGGGCAAGATGACTAAGTTCCAAAGGAAATGGCAATATTACATGCCTCTTGGTATAAAATTCCTTCAACAAAGGTCTAACGCATCTTAAATGAATGGTATAAAACTTACTTGTCCATCTTGCATCCCTTTGGTGTGTTATCAACACTATGATTGGGATTTACAAATGAAATGGCTTAGTTGTATTTCCATTTGTTGATAAGACTTATCATGGttaattaatgtatataatttagatgttCATATGTAAGTCAAGAGAGAGTTATTATTTCTATTGCTGGCGTTTTCTCTCAAAGCTATTAGTGGATTGCAGTTTACCTATAACACTATAAAATATATCAGCataagtgaaagaaaataaaatgagtcTGACAGCCGCCAGCCCTATGTTAATTTTCACCAAGCACAAACAAGATTAAGCTTTTTTTAAGCAAGTAAAAACAACACTAAAAACGATCAAACTCAAAAGCAACAGTTTGTTTTTCCTAAGTACATGCGTAGAGAATCGTCTAATTATCTCATAAGCCAGATAATCAAGGAAAGAATGATCAGAAACAACATAAGCATGATAgctattaaaaagataatataaagaGCATGAGGGTCTGATGGCTGCCGATTGTCCTCACCGTCATCATCATCGTCCTTCTTGTCACGTCTTTTTCTTAATCTGCTGATACGACCAGGGCGAATGTTCTCAACCCTCCCACCTTTACTACATTTTGTCCACTTAATATTTTGGAAGTAACCAACATTGCCCTGAAAATAATACAAACACGACCCAAGTTAGTTTCTAGTATATGGACATCAGTGATCAAAAACAGCATAAGCACAAGAAATTCTAGATTATATTTCTTGGTATAGAAACCTGTAGTGGCAGATTTGAACTTTGTGTTATTCCCGAATCCATAATATGATATTCATCATTTATCAGGCGATCCTGTGTGCATGGTAAGCAAGCACAGATTTTAGAATAACAATTACAGACTTGATTAGTACAATTCCATCCAAAATTCACCGGGAGGTAGGTGGTTACACAAACgcataaacttttttaattattcaaacttCATTTGATGAGACCAAGAATGTCAACAGTAATGTCTATTCAGCAACTTAATTTCCACCAATGATATAAATGACGACTTCCAAATGTTAAAATAACATACCTTATAGTTCTGACCAGCTTCAAAGTTAGACAGGGGTGTCTTACCGCCAGTACTGCATGACATGACCTATTAAAACATCATAATTAGCATCAACATATTAGAGCCATATTAAAACATTGAAAATCAACCGTTACTTTGACTCATCATGCCCAATGAATAAACCAAGGAACAGCTAAACAACAAAACTACCCCAGATAATCTCTAGTACATGCTATCAGAACCAAGAAGAAAATAGAAACTCACGAACCTTAGGTAAAGCTGCGCAAACACCCACCAAACGGTCTCCATAAACTTAAACCAAGAAAACGTTCCCTCCGTTAGAAGGTTTTTCCGGCACAACCAAGAAAACCAAGAATAACCTTCCGACTGAGGGAACTTTCTCTTGGATTTCTCAGTCAGTTGGAACTCCGGTGTGGTCTATGCTCAGAAAGTGGCGTGCATTACCTTTTCTTGAACCGATAGTAAACTTAAACCAAGAAAACGTTCCCTCCGTTGGCAGGATTTTCTTGGTTTTTCCAGCACAACCAAGAAAAACCTTCCAAACTGAGGGAACGTTTTCTTGGTCAGTTGGAACTCTGGCGTGTATCTTAAATATTACAGAGTGTACCTTTTCTTGAAGCGATAGGCTAAGAAACTTGTTCAAGGACTCTTCTCCATCATAGATCACCTGCAGGCCAAGATTcatgttaataaatataataagaaatttatcaGGCAACAAAACAAACTATCTATCTATCAACAGACCTGAAAAAAGGCAATACCCTCGAAAAATACATCGGGTTGTTCAGAAAATAAGCTCCTGTCATCACAACCCAAGTCATTGACTGGGGCGTTTTCGCCTACAAAAGCTTCAGATTGCTCTGAGTGAAATTCCaacatattttctaattatGGAGATAAATGAATAAAACCGTAGTTTCTGCTTATATAGGGGCTGGAGGGCAAGGGCAGTATAGGAAAATCGCAAGTGATTATTAATCTGAGCGTACACAATTTGACAAGGGAATTTTTACTATGTTTAAACCATGATTTTATAACCTGCAGGTTAAAGGGCCAACTTATGGTTTTATGGAAATTacaatagaatttttttttttaggcaaACGACAATTGCCCACCCAATGTTtagctcaatctcaaaagtatacctACAGctttttaaaaatccaaacactcaCCCAATAACCAACTGCTGTTAGAATTTTCTATAAtagctaaaaataaaattgttatttatcaataatattaaaaatatatataattttatcttatttctaccccaaattttgaaaactcgtATTTTACTCCCaatctcaactttgaaaagtaactttcTTCTCCCCTCAAAACCCAAGGTTTTCTCCCTTGGCTGTCACCATCTCCACTGTCTCCTCTCTCGACAGAGGACGTCGATGGAGACGAAAAACTCTATCTACATCCACGAAGATGAGACAAAGTTGTCTCGTCTTCTCTTTCAAAGAAGAGATAAAGACGATTCGTTGCAGTCTCTTTGTCaatggaaataaaaaatgatgaatcttttatctCCGTCAACAAAGAAACAGAGACAAATCGtgtaatgaaatatgaaatcACAGAAACTGTGGCCGCTATTAATAGTAATAATGTTTTTGTATCAACAGTGAAAATTCTAACACAAAGCCTAGGAAAAGGACAAAAAGGGCAAAACTATTAAAAGCCCATCTGAATTTTTAATTGTGTCATACACAGGTTTTTCTAGTTTTCACGTTCTGGCATTtctgattttgaattgatttctGTGCAAAAACTACATGCTtccatgtaataattaaaaaagggaGCACATAACATGAAAAAGAATGCAAAAGAGATTAATATTGTTACTGCATCAAGGAAGCTGCTACTTGTATATCAACATATAGCATGATATGGTCACCTGAAGTGAGACATATTGACAATCTAAGTATCTAATACCAGTAAGCCTAAAGGTTAATGTTGTAAACGGTGGCTAAACTACTCATTTGCAATGTTCCAATCAATGTcctaaatcataaaattataaaattgaccaaaacaaaaacatcaaCAAATTACTAAATGCCAGTGAAAGGATAAAAAAGTTGCAGTGCATACCTTGTCCTAGCCACCCAACCTAGTCACAGCTCTCCACAACCTGTATTcccataaatatttacattaacCCCAAAATAGAAATGTCTAAATTGGCAATATTgcaatagatatataaaaaacaatttaggGAGGTAAGTGTTGGTAGGAACTTACTTAAGACAACTCAATCCCTCTCCATAGAACTTAGGAGGCTTCAATTCCATGCTCCTCTccctaaaaattttttcaagttcCTTCATGAATGCAGGTTGCTCCTCCTCGGTCCCTGATTCACTACCCTCATAATTTTCATCTAAGAGAAATGAATATGTCGAGTTGGAGTTTTGATTTGCTGTGGGTGTAGACAACTCTATTTTCTTGACTTCACTTTTGATTTCTGTGCTATTTGCATTATCAGGTTTTATGTCAGCAGAAACCACATCAGGCTTGGGAGTAGCaggttcaaatttagtttgcGGTGCCTGGGAAGAAGGTTCAGCCTCAGGATTTGCAGGGGTCTCCGAATTTGAGGAAACAGAGTTGACAGGGAGTTGAGAATGAATGGAAATGGTGCTTTTAGGGGGCTCAGAACTAGTGGAAACGGTGTTGTTTGGGGGTTCAGAGTTTGTGGAAACGGCGTTGATACTATCAGGAATTTCATTAGTTTCAACTAGGGTTACAGTAACAGGAACTTCATTGGTTTCAACTTCGGTTTTAGCATCAGGAACTTCATTGGCTTGAGCTAGGGTTTTTGCATCAGGAACTTCATTAACTTGATCTTGGGGTTTATCACGAGGAGCTTCATTGGACTAAGCTTTGACAACAACATGAAGCAGTTGAATATCAGGCTTATCTGATCCTCCGGTGGCCCCTAAAGCAACAGAGGTCGATAATTCTTCATGTGAAGTGGACTCTTTTTCAAAGTTGTTAGCATCAGTAGCTGTGTTGGTACCATTTAGAGGATGTTGATCCTCAGGGAGAATAGGGTTAGTCGCTTCCACGGCCAAAGGTAC contains:
- the LOC123214189 gene encoding uncharacterized protein LOC123214189 — encoded protein: MLEFHSEQSEAFVGENAPVNDLGCDDRSLFSEQPDVFFEGIAFFQVIYDGEESLNKFLSLSLQEKVMSCSTGGKTPLSNFEAGQNYKDRLINDEYHIMDSGITQSSNLPLQGNVGYFQNIKWTKCSKGGRVENIRPGRISRLRKRRDKKDDDDDGEDNRQPSDPHALYIIFLIAIMLMLFLIILSLIIWLMR